The genome window ATTAATCCTTCTGGATTGATGGTGCTTCACGCCTCTGAAGAGGTGCGTTACAGTCAGGTAGTGGAAGTTTTGGATATGTTGAAAGAGGTAGGGGGCGATCGCGTGGCTTTGGCTACTCTGGCGGGTAACTCCCAAATCCCCACGGAAAATCAAACTCCGACCCCAGGGATAAATCCTTATCTCAACCCTGATAGTAATAATATCCTACCAAATAATAATGGCGGTGGCGAAGGTGAAAATATGCCTTCTTCCCCTGTGCCTTTACCTCCTGTACCCGAGTCTCCTCCTTCTTTTTAAGACTCTGGAAATGGTGGATTGTTAGTTTTTTGTTGGGAAAGGACTAAATTGACGTAGTTCTTTCCTTGAGTCTTTGTCAATCTAATTTTTAACACCTACGCAAAAAGCACCCCCCAACTAAGGAGAGTGCTTTTTAGTTATTATTTAGTTGTTAAACTAACTTCCGTTAGATATTAACCGTTGATTACAGGAGCAGAAACTGCTTCAGCAGAGGCTAAGTCTAAGGGGAAGTTGTGAGCATTACGTTCGTGCATTACTTCGATACCGATGTTGGCACGGTTTAATACGTCTGCCCAAGTTCCAATGACGTGACCTTGGCTATCTAAGATAGACTGGTTGAAGTTGAAACCATTTAAGTTGAATGCCATGGTGGATACACCCATTGCGGTGAACCAAATACCAATTACAGGCCATGCACCTAAGAGGAAGTGTAACGCGCGGCTGTTGTTGAAGGATGCATATTGGAAGATTAAACGACCAAAGTATCCGTGAGCAGCTACGATGTTGTAGGTTTCTTCTTCTTGACCGAATTTATAACCGTAGTTTAAAGACTCGGTTTCGGTGGTTTCACGTACCAAAGAAGAGGTTACGAGAGAACCGTGCATTGCGGAGAATAAAGATCCACCAAATACACCAGCTACACCTAACATGTGGAAGGGGTGCATTAAGATGTTATGCTCTGCTTGGAACACGAACATGAAGTTGAAGGTTCCAGAGATTCCCAAAGGCATACCATCAGAGAAAGATCCTTGACCGATAGGGTATACTAAGAATACTGCAGTGGCAGCGGATACAGGTGCAGAGTATGCAACACAGATCCAAGGACGCATTCCTAGACGGTAGGATAGTTCCCACTGACGACCCATGTAACAGAAGATTCCGATTAAGAAATGGAATACTACTAATTGGTAAGGGCCACCATTGTACAACCACTCATCTAAAGATGCTGCTTCCCAAATAGGGTAGAAGTGTAGACCGATAGCGTTGGAGCTAGGTACTACTGCACCAGAGATGATGTTGTTTCCGTATAATAAAGAACCTGCTACAGGCTCACGGATTCCGTCGATGTCCACAGGGGGAGCAGCTACGAAAGCGATTAGGAAACAAGTGGTTGCAGTTAGTAAGCAAGGGATCATTAACACACCGAACCAACCTACATAGAGGCGGTTATTGGTAGAGGTGATCCACTGACAAAACTGCTCCCATGCGGAAGACTGTTGTTGTTGTAAAGTGGTAGTCATCTTTTATGATTTCTTTATGATGTTTTCGAGGTACAATAATTGAGTGAATTTATCACTCTGTAGATATGATAATACACCAAGTAAAGTTTTGTCAAGGATTTTAAGAAATCTTTTTTCGAGGGGCTGAAGTGCTAGCAAATAGGGGGTATGGAGTCTTTACAATATGAAAAAAATCTTGGGTTGATGGTTTTACCCTGATATGGTGTTTATGGTTTGCAACAGAGGAGATTGAGGTGTCGTGGGTAGCTGTTCATAAAAAATGAAGAAGCTCTCAATATGAGAAAATGAGAGCATTTCTGAGTAAAAGATTAAAAACTGAGAATTTACTGTCCTGTGATAGAAAGGCTATCTACCCAAATACGAGGACATACACCGCTGGGGGTGATTTCGGCTTCTTCTTCGATAAAAATAATAGATTTTAATAAATCAAGGAAGTCTCCTGCTACGGTGGCGGCCTCGATGCTGGTTTTTTCTCCT of Cyanobacterium sp. HL-69 contains these proteins:
- the psbA-3 gene encoding photosystem II q(b) protein, which encodes MTTTLQQQQSSAWEQFCQWITSTNNRLYVGWFGVLMIPCLLTATTCFLIAFVAAPPVDIDGIREPVAGSLLYGNNIISGAVVPSSNAIGLHFYPIWEAASLDEWLYNGGPYQLVVFHFLIGIFCYMGRQWELSYRLGMRPWICVAYSAPVSAATAVFLVYPIGQGSFSDGMPLGISGTFNFMFVFQAEHNILMHPFHMLGVAGVFGGSLFSAMHGSLVTSSLVRETTETESLNYGYKFGQEEETYNIVAAHGYFGRLIFQYASFNNSRALHFLLGAWPVIGIWFTAMGVSTMAFNLNGFNFNQSILDSQGHVIGTWADVLNRANIGIEVMHERNAHNFPLDLASAEAVSAPVING